One Augochlora pura isolate Apur16 chromosome 10, APUR_v2.2.1, whole genome shotgun sequence DNA window includes the following coding sequences:
- the LOC144476315 gene encoding putative dihydroxyacetone kinase isoform X1: MCELLIDKSLMGVAAVHNGLIALKDCQAILRRDYVDMVGKVKLISGGREESKLLCAEFVGPGMLTAAVLGYKTAPPKNNILRVIDEIELNDSSGILLIVPDYAAYPINFTWAKLRAIEKGYNIKIIIVTVNSNSVTEEQSFLCTQFLYKIAGAMSEEGKHINEIYSFCTHLINNKKIQLLRRDLTEHTFEPFVSSINTVFQDKFKEISYTTDNDFVNEPIAILVNNFGSTHSEIYTFILEFLKQMEMCGMQARRIYIKPLLNNSNIKFFDICVLNLSLMPDLIKYLDFPTFAPAWPRVLTSNILETMEGEKINLCTSGRYCKDDNSTNTNLQGPSMCNETGKKFMSIILTACEAVIACTNQLNRLDRKYGKGDYGTNFANGALAIKDAIQENKILSINPCIAFRQISHIIERTVDGVQGALYSLFFDNISKAFSSYETTTQITIGTWFNALTTAIEAIKELDVPCIDDHVFVVVLRAIQLNLAKALNENIDPISAFGAVVKTAEYFIADNKLKYPCPDAHAVGIWMRGAYEGTKLKLLNYNGK, translated from the exons atgtgCGAGCTTTTAATAGATAAAAGTCTCATGGGTGTAGCAGCTGTACACAATGGTTTGATTGCATTAAAAGACTGTCAGGCAATTTTACGTAGAGATTATGTTGACATGGTAGGAAAG gTCAAGTTAATATCTGGTGGCAGAGAAGAAAGCAAATTATTGTGTGCAGAATTTGTGGGCCCTGGGATGTTAACAGCTGCAGTTTTAGGATATAAAACTGCACCgccaaaaaataatattctgagAGTTAtagatgaaattgaattaaacgaTTCTTCTG gaatattgttaattgtacCTGATTATGCTGCATATCCTATAAACTTTACATGGGCCAAATTACGTGCCATTGAAAAaggatataatattaaaataattatagtaactgTGAATTCTAATTCAGTCACAGAGGAACAAAGTTTTTTgtgtacacaatttttatataaaatagctgGAGCCATGTCAGAGGAAGGAAAACacattaatgaaatatattcctTTTGTACTCaccttataaataataaaaaaattcaactatTAAGGAGAG ATTTAACTGAACATACATTTGAACCTTTTGTAAGttcaataaatacagtatTCCAAGataaatttaaggaaatttcTTACACAACAGACAATGATTTTGTCAATGAgccaattgcaattttagtaAACAACTTTG gaTCAACCCACTCCGAAATTTATACTTTCATTTTAGagtttttaaaacaaatggAAATGTGTGGTATGCAAGCAAgacgaatatatataaaaccattattaaataactcgaatattaaattttttgatatttgtgTTTTAAATTTGTCACTTATGCCGgacttaattaaatatttggatTTTCCAACATTTGCACCTGCTTGGCCAAGAGTACTAActtcaaatatattagaaacaaTGGAG ggggaaaaaataaatttgtgtaCATCAGGAAGATATTGTAAg GATGATAACTCAACGAACACAAATTTGCAAGGACCTTCAATGTGTAATGAAACTGGTAAAAAATTTATGTCGATTATATTAACTGCATGTGAAGCCGTAATAGCATGCACAAATCAACTGAACAGATTAGATCGAAAATATGGGAAGGGAGACTATGGtacaaattttgcaaatggAGCTTTAGCTATAAAAGATGCTATCCAG gaaaataaaatattaagtataaatcCATGTATTGCATTTAGGCAAATTAGTCATATCATCGAAAGAACAGTAGATGGTGTACAAGGAGCACTTTActctttattttttgataatatttctaag GCTTTTTCGTCATATGAAACTACTACACAAATTACAATTGGCACATGGTTCAATGCATTAACTACTGCAATTGAAGCAATAAAAGAACTTGATGTACCTTGTATAGATGACCATGTTTTTGTAGTTGTTTTGAGagcaattcaattaaatctaGCAAAAGCATTGAACGAAAACATAGACCCCATTTCTGCTTTTGGTGCAGTCGTAAAAACTGCTGAATATTTCATTGCTGATAAT AAACTGAAATATCCTTGTCCTGATGCACATGCAGTGGGTATATGGATGCGAGGTGCGTATGAAggtactaaattaaaattacttaattataatggaaaatga
- the LOC144476315 gene encoding putative dihydroxyacetone kinase isoform X2, whose protein sequence is MCELLIDKSLMGVAAVHNGLIALKDCQAILRRDYVDMVKLISGGREESKLLCAEFVGPGMLTAAVLGYKTAPPKNNILRVIDEIELNDSSGILLIVPDYAAYPINFTWAKLRAIEKGYNIKIIIVTVNSNSVTEEQSFLCTQFLYKIAGAMSEEGKHINEIYSFCTHLINNKKIQLLRRDLTEHTFEPFVSSINTVFQDKFKEISYTTDNDFVNEPIAILVNNFGSTHSEIYTFILEFLKQMEMCGMQARRIYIKPLLNNSNIKFFDICVLNLSLMPDLIKYLDFPTFAPAWPRVLTSNILETMEGEKINLCTSGRYCKDDNSTNTNLQGPSMCNETGKKFMSIILTACEAVIACTNQLNRLDRKYGKGDYGTNFANGALAIKDAIQENKILSINPCIAFRQISHIIERTVDGVQGALYSLFFDNISKAFSSYETTTQITIGTWFNALTTAIEAIKELDVPCIDDHVFVVVLRAIQLNLAKALNENIDPISAFGAVVKTAEYFIADNKLKYPCPDAHAVGIWMRGAYEGTKLKLLNYNGK, encoded by the exons atgtgCGAGCTTTTAATAGATAAAAGTCTCATGGGTGTAGCAGCTGTACACAATGGTTTGATTGCATTAAAAGACTGTCAGGCAATTTTACGTAGAGATTATGTTGACATG gTCAAGTTAATATCTGGTGGCAGAGAAGAAAGCAAATTATTGTGTGCAGAATTTGTGGGCCCTGGGATGTTAACAGCTGCAGTTTTAGGATATAAAACTGCACCgccaaaaaataatattctgagAGTTAtagatgaaattgaattaaacgaTTCTTCTG gaatattgttaattgtacCTGATTATGCTGCATATCCTATAAACTTTACATGGGCCAAATTACGTGCCATTGAAAAaggatataatattaaaataattatagtaactgTGAATTCTAATTCAGTCACAGAGGAACAAAGTTTTTTgtgtacacaatttttatataaaatagctgGAGCCATGTCAGAGGAAGGAAAACacattaatgaaatatattcctTTTGTACTCaccttataaataataaaaaaattcaactatTAAGGAGAG ATTTAACTGAACATACATTTGAACCTTTTGTAAGttcaataaatacagtatTCCAAGataaatttaaggaaatttcTTACACAACAGACAATGATTTTGTCAATGAgccaattgcaattttagtaAACAACTTTG gaTCAACCCACTCCGAAATTTATACTTTCATTTTAGagtttttaaaacaaatggAAATGTGTGGTATGCAAGCAAgacgaatatatataaaaccattattaaataactcgaatattaaattttttgatatttgtgTTTTAAATTTGTCACTTATGCCGgacttaattaaatatttggatTTTCCAACATTTGCACCTGCTTGGCCAAGAGTACTAActtcaaatatattagaaacaaTGGAG ggggaaaaaataaatttgtgtaCATCAGGAAGATATTGTAAg GATGATAACTCAACGAACACAAATTTGCAAGGACCTTCAATGTGTAATGAAACTGGTAAAAAATTTATGTCGATTATATTAACTGCATGTGAAGCCGTAATAGCATGCACAAATCAACTGAACAGATTAGATCGAAAATATGGGAAGGGAGACTATGGtacaaattttgcaaatggAGCTTTAGCTATAAAAGATGCTATCCAG gaaaataaaatattaagtataaatcCATGTATTGCATTTAGGCAAATTAGTCATATCATCGAAAGAACAGTAGATGGTGTACAAGGAGCACTTTActctttattttttgataatatttctaag GCTTTTTCGTCATATGAAACTACTACACAAATTACAATTGGCACATGGTTCAATGCATTAACTACTGCAATTGAAGCAATAAAAGAACTTGATGTACCTTGTATAGATGACCATGTTTTTGTAGTTGTTTTGAGagcaattcaattaaatctaGCAAAAGCATTGAACGAAAACATAGACCCCATTTCTGCTTTTGGTGCAGTCGTAAAAACTGCTGAATATTTCATTGCTGATAAT AAACTGAAATATCCTTGTCCTGATGCACATGCAGTGGGTATATGGATGCGAGGTGCGTATGAAggtactaaattaaaattacttaattataatggaaaatga